Proteins from one Camelina sativa cultivar DH55 chromosome 8, Cs, whole genome shotgun sequence genomic window:
- the LOC104707504 gene encoding uncharacterized protein LOC104707504, translating to MDRSYQPESTTRPGNTVVLSIDCLKGSSKSEEWSGDMLQTGDIVEEIRIGSGPGSAIFKAPFKGGKAWLQKVLHNSFRNKETSIVVRVRRGSDEFSDLSACIVPNDSAGKKQYMLRSIDDPNYTVGFSDRTESDCLGLQESRGSRMVEALVRAKLQDGYVSYPWERRMQEALPISRSSNFLSILFLPKASAYGRSGSRYNDLEDTLARANAWLSCSQANGVPIVFMNIQTESLLTKISGETALATVNTTSLADLSNLANASLYGFEDYHGVDIGVVRAVRLWFAPLGVEFPLEIKLKDDDTKLGFSISRTEEGFIYVSSVTDHEDDNAPAARSGLSSLYREAAKASRRLVVSRVGNQKVLPWMVSSTGAIRCYDTVSLSQKLSLHRHAKVPIGLHVFLWDTSATADFSSPPRSSSGGTHLLFSSEMLDTTEFPRLSEVIPPRQVGDRQVMPLSDDDVFRFERENAGNASFKFQEIPFTNESL from the exons ATGGATCGTAGCTACCAACCCGAATCCACGACCCGACCCGGAAACACCGTGGTCCTCTCCATAGACTGTCTAAAAGGAAGCTCCAAAAGCGAAGAATGGAGCGGCGATATGCTTCAAACCGGAGACATAGTGGAAGAGATCCGGATCGGTTCAGGACCCGGTTCGGCTATTTTCAAAGCTCCGTTTAAAGGAGGCAAAGCTTGGCTTCAGAAGGTTCTACACAATTCTTTTAGGAATAAAGAAACTTCCATCGTTGTGAGAGTTCGTCGTGGCTCCGATGAGTTCTCCGATCTCTCTGCTTGTATTGTTCCTAATGACTCCGCCGGGAAGAAACAGTACATGCTTAGATCCATTGATGACCCGAATTATACCGTTGGGTTTTCGGATCGGACTGAGTCGGATTGTCTCGGTTTGCAAG AATCAAGAGGATCAAGAATGGTGGAAGCATTGGTGAGAGCAAAGCTTCAAGATGGTTACGTTTCATATCCATGGGAAAGACGAATGCAAGAAGCTTTACCAATCTCTCGTTCTAGCAATTTCCTCtccattctttttcttcccaAAGCTTCTG CTTATGGTAGATCAGGTTCTCGGTACAACGACTTGGAAGACACACTTGCTCGTGCTAATGCTTGGTTAAGTTGTTCACAAGCTAATGGTGTTCCTATTGTCTTTATGAATATTCAGACTGAATCTTTGCTCACAAAG atatcaggAGAAACAGCGTTGGCAACGGTTAATACGACGTCACTTGCGGATTTGTCGAATCTTGCAAACGCTAGTCTCTATGGTTTCGAGGATTATCATGGAGTTGATATTGGTGTGGTGAGAGCGGTTAGGCTTTGGTTTGCTCCTCTTGGTGTTGAGTTCCCACTCgaaatcaaactcaaagatGACGATACCAAACTTGGCTTCTCCATTAGCCGCACtgaagag GGTTTCATTTACGTTTCATCAGTGACGGACCACGAAGACGATAATGCACCAGCTGCAAGATCAGGTCTAAGCTCATTGTACAGAGAAGCAGCCAAGGCATCACGTCGTCTAGTGGTTTCCCGTGTGGGTAACCAGAAGGTATTGCCTTGGATGGTCTCATCCACAGGAGCAATTCGCTGCTACGACACAGTTTCGCTCAGCCAGAAACTGTCACTGCACCGTCACGCAAAAGTCCCCATAGGCCTCCACGTCTTTCTCTGGGACACCTCTGCCACGGCAGATTTCTCCTCGCCTCCCAGGAGTAGCAGTGGTGGGACTCACTTGCTGTTTAGTAGCGAAATGCTCGATACCACCGAGTTTCCGCGGCTTAGTGAGGTTATACCACCGCGACAAGTTGGTGACAGACAAGTGATGCCATTGTCCGATGATGATGTGTTTAGATTTGAACGCGAAAATGCGGGCAATGCTTCGTTTAAGTTCCAAGAAATCCCTTTTACAAACGAGTCTTTGTGA